GATAAATCTAATATAGGTATTATTAATAGGACCACgaacaataataacagtaaacTAAGTCGTAACCCGTATTTTTTAcgctttaattttttgtaatcgttatcattaattaacattatttttttaaaaaaatttttatcatcaagtccattcattatttttttttcataatgatTATATGACTTATGAAACATggtgtttttaattttcataagTTGCTTAATCAATTGTTCCTTATATAATAAGcttctatataatttttcttttttttctttgtccaatttttcattatcaactgtaaatatttcttcattcttcctttttgtataatatggTATATTTAATTCTAAATCTCCAACATTTGCAAAAATACTCTTTTCACATTTTCCTAATAATCGATCAATTCGtttatatagttttttatcAGAGCCATGCTTTTCatacaaaattttgttaaacctgctctaaaaaaaaaaatgtgaatatttcatatataagtGGATAAATATTCCCattccaaaaaaataataaaaataaacaatgtaaatatgaataaaacaaattccCTCAAAAAACGTTTATAGTACCATGTTACTGTAAAAATGACACGTCCaaattaaaatgataaacataaaaattttgataaaacaTGCGAACTCAATACTTTGTTTCATGATATAGATTCtaatatagtaatatataaaataaagaaaaaatgaacatcACTTTAGACACTtctaacaataaaaaaatacctcttttatttttattaatattttttttttttaaattaaaatgtatagaaaattttactacttattaaaaaaaaatacttaaaaaaagattCTTTAAAACTACATTattgatattatttataaaaaattaacgatAAGTAAAATTACAGGATTTCaattcattcatatatattcacaacgtatattttaattacataataGAGTgattaaacaatttttttctcattatttttaattattaaaaaatattaaatttatatagaatgtacaatgtataaaatataggtATATGCTATTGTTCTAGGTGTTTCTTGaataattactatttttaagtttccctaggaattattataattttataaatattatatttcggAAAGTGTAGTTattattgataaaaaaattagtttttataacaatgaaacaaaagtgttaaaaaattaaaaatatatattttttgcgaACATATCCTTGTTTTACTAATCATAACacatgctttttttttttggtataatacatgttaaaaatatcaaattaattatatatttttggttttcaatttaatttttcatagaaattctaataatttttgtaaaactAAACTAAatcaataatttattaacttcactaatattattattaatgtatgaatcttttaatttatttgtggTATACTTTATTAGTCAAAATTAATGatctcttatatatattatagctaaatattatgtttatactaatatatttgaaatttcTTACCAGTATTTTGAAACATAaactaaaataattttatacacACAAATATAGATTTTacgaaaaagaatataattactTAAAGTTTTGTAACATTTAATAGTTACacaaaaatggaaaagtactaatatatattaaaatgtttttttgtaATGTAGTGAACCTTTTTACTTtcatttatctatatatataccttaaTTATTCTAGATCGAACTATATACTttcaaaaacaaattaaatatttaagctGTTTTGTATTCTAAGGtatgcatttttatatatgctaATCGAACaattaccaaaaaaaatattggcCTTAATCctttatgttaatttttgtttaagtATAccaattttaagaaaaataaatatcacGTAAAAAGAtcgtatataaatttaaagacatttattacttttatataattaagtcATTTACtctaaataaaacataatattttaatggaGATATACTGAAGTTTATAGCATTaataaatgcataattttatatggaagaatttacaatataaaataatacagtttaaaaatacaaaattttatatacgaaaaatatactaaaactgacgaaatttttttatgtatgaatatttttcttttaa
This genomic window from Plasmodium malariae genome assembly, contig: PmUG01_00_19, whole genome shotgun sequence contains:
- the PmUG01_00038600 gene encoding Plasmodium exported protein, unknown function, which codes for MKQSIEFACFIKIFMFIILIWTCHFYSNMSRFNKILYEKHGSDKKLYKRIDRLLGKCEKSIFANVGDLELNIPYYTKRKNEEIFTVDNEKLDKEKKEKLYRSLLYKEQLIKQLMKIKNTMFHKSYNHYEKKIMNGLDDKNFFKKIMLINDNDYKKLKRKKYGLRLSLLLLLFVVLLIIPILDLSLGSFKNPGNILFALYNLINTTSTDFPSLAPAEGSSDLLSSISDQSNITATYKAVGILIYCLPILIFGIILILGIFYYYKKVIKHKKIKYLKAFNEW